One Papaver somniferum cultivar HN1 chromosome 10, ASM357369v1, whole genome shotgun sequence genomic window carries:
- the LOC113319591 gene encoding probable calcium-binding protein CML45, with translation MEKTSANTLSSGISISSLLEVLVFHGILKWVVKIQKFYSSFLCFFEKSKSQYEKRSFASELVNQKLSTIHEKEGEEEEKEDDGKLSREDVEMVMHKMRLTCSLDGEKIKERLGLDELLGLFEEREPSVDEVRGAFDVFDENRDGFIDATELQKVLSALGTREGSTLENCNIMIRRFDDNSDGRIDFNEFVKLMETSFC, from the coding sequence ATGGAGAAAACATCAGCCAACACCTTGTCATCTGGTATTTCAATATCTTCCCTCCTTGAGGTTCTTGTATTCCATGGAATCCTCAAGTGGGTTGTTAAAATTCAAAAGTTTTATTCAAGTTTCTTATGCTTCTTCGAAAAATCGAAGAGTCAGTATGAGAAGAGAAGCTTTGCGTCTGAATTGGTCAATCAGAAGTTAAGTACTATTCATGAGAAGGAAGgcgaagaagaggaaaaagaagatgATGGAAAGCTAAGCAGAGAAGATGTGGAGATGGTGATGCATAAGATGAGGCTTACGTGCAGTTTAGACGGTGAAAAGATTAAGGAGAGATTGGGTTTGGATGAATTACTTGGTTTGTTTGAGGAGAGAGAGCCGAGTGTCGACGAGGTGAGGGGAGCTTTCGATGTGTTTGATGAGAACAGGGATGGGTTCATTGATGCAACTGAATTGCAGAAGGTTCTGTCTGCTTTGGGAACCAGAGAAGGATCAACATTGGAGAATTGCAATATAATGATCAGAAGATTTGATGACAACAGTGATGGAAGGATAGATTTTAATGAGTTTGTGAAATTAATGGAGACCAGTTTTTGCTGA
- the LOC113315534 gene encoding protein FAR1-RELATED SEQUENCE 5-like: MIGKIFKSEDDAYEFYNVYARSVGFSVRKRWASKRKVDKKIIGRTFFCSCEGQREKHTRGTPTKPRGVTRTGCMARMQIKINDNENYYVVEFLDDHNHELASSDKVHFLRSQRKILPAQATLINNMISSGFGATRIFSYMSEEAGGPQNLNFTQEDCTNLVQGKRIEWMKAGDAQLLLDYFQAKQKENKSFFYTIQPDEEDRIMNIFWCDAKSRLDYSAFGDVVCFDTTFKTNGYDFPFAPIVGVNNHGQTILFGSALLKDESTRSFVWFFETFLTVMEGKEMKTIFTDQASQIANAIKQVFPNAHHRLCLWHIFQNVAKHLSHIFGIHESFLSDFRKCIYDYETEYEFLSSWEQLLEKYELKDNKWLNKLFKLREKWAQVYGREHFCAGMTTTQRSESINNYFKKYFKKKQILREFVGQFDKAVAARREKAKKADYKSMATKPNLTSVWEVEEKSSKIYTSKIFNEFQMQVKRLIDLEFKIDSDDVTTSIYKVSSYIGKRAPRTVRITSSTLTFQCSSKKFEFFGILCAHILKVLRHLKISDLPSEYYLKRWTKDASNGIVIDSQGNSLMVDCDPSLSARYSELSHLALSIATTGCINEEASIFVKQALLRVLEETKSLSTAQPNNVGVDREKNLLEISDEDEDLPQGNTTLKDPIRKKTIGSLLRDIKILWRWGKGERRGKKEK; encoded by the coding sequence ATGATTGGGAAAATATTTAAGTCGGAAGATGATGCATATGAATTTTATAATGTTTATGCAAGAAGTGTCGGTTTTAGCGTGAGGAAACGTTGGGCTTCGAAAAGAAAAGTAGACAAAAAAATTATTGGAAGGACATTTTTTTGCTCATGTGAAGGCCAGCGGGAAAAACATACAAGAGGAACACCAACTAAACCTCGGGGAGTGACGAGAACAGGTTGTATGGCAAGAATGCAAATTAAAATCAATGACAATGAAAACTATTATGTTGTGGAATTTCTGGACGATCATAACCATGAGCTTGCATCTTCAGATAAGGTGCATTTTTTGCGATCACAAAGAAAGATACTACCTGCTCAAGCTACTTTAATAAACAATATGATTTCCAGCGGATTTGGAGCAACTAGGATTTTCTCGTATATGAGCGAAGAAGCAGGAGGGCCACAAAATCTTAATTTTACTCAAGAAGACTGTACTAATTTGGTGCAAGGAAAACGCATTGAATGGATGAAAGCCGGAGATGCACAACTTCTTTTAGACTACTTCCAAGCGAAGCAAAAAGAAAATAAGTCTTTTTTTTACACTATTCAACCTGACGAAGAAGACCGTATTATGAATATTTTCTGGTGCGATGCAAAATCTAGGCTAGATTATAGTGCATTTGGAGATGTTGTGTGTTTTGACACTACATTCAAAACCAATGGTTATGACTTTCCATTTGCACCAATCGTTGGGGTGAACAATCATGGTCAGACTATACTATTTGGAAGTGCTTTATTAAAGGATGAGAGTACACGTTCATTCGTATGGTTCTTTGAAACATTCCTCACAGTAATGGAAGGAAAAGAGATGAAAACTATATTTACTGATCAGGCTAGCCAGATTGCCAACGCAATTAAACAGGTATTCCCTAATGCTCATCATCGTCTCTGCTTATGGCATATTTTCCAAAATGTTGCGAAACACTTATCACATATTTTTGGCATTCATGAATCATTTTTAAGTGATTTTAGAAAATGTATTTATGATTATGAGACTGAATATGAGTTTCTATCAAGCTGGGAACAACTGCTTGAAAAATATGAGTTGAAGGATAACAAATGGTTGAACAAGTTATTCAAGTTACGTGAAAAATGGGCACAAGTATATGGCAGAGAGCATTTTTGCGCTGGTATGACAACCACTCAAAGAAGTGAGAGCATAAATAATTACTTCAAAAAATATTTCAAGAAGAAACAAATTCTTCGAGAGTTTGTAGGTCAATTTGATAAAGCAGTTGCTGCTCGGCGCGAAAAAGCCAAAAAAGCAGATTACAAATCTATGGCAACGAAACCAAACTTGACGTCAGTATGGGAAGTAGAAGAAAAATCATCTAAAATATATACTAGTAAGATTTTCAATGAATTCCAGATGCAAGTTAAGAGGCTCATTGACCTTGAATTCAAAATTGATAGTGATGACGtaacaactagcatatacaaagTATCATCCTATATTGGAAAACGAGCACCTCGCACGGTACGTATCACTTCCTCTACCCTTACATTCCAGTGTAGCAGCAAAAAGTTTGAGTTCTTTGGCATATTATGTGCGCATATTTTGAAAGTACTGCGCCATTTGAAGATTTCCGATCTTCCATCAGAATACTACTTGAAAAGGTGGACGAAAGATGCATCAAATGGTATAGTTATTGATTCTCAAGGAAATAGTTTAATGGTTGATTGTGATCCATCTTTATCAGCACGTTATAGTGAGTTGTCACACTTAGCGTTATCTATAGCTACAACAGGTTGTATAAATGAGGAAGCAAGTATATTTGTAAAACAGGCGTTGTTGCGGGTTCTTGAAGAGACAAAATCTCTTTCGACAGCCCAGCCTAATAACGTTGGAGTTGATCGCGAAAAGAATTTGCTTGAAATaagcgatgaagatgaagatcttcCACAGGGGAACACAACACTAAAAGATCCCATTCGAAAGAAAACAATAGGGAGTCTTCTGCGAGACATAAAGATCCTATGGAGGTGGGGAAAAGGGGAAAGAAGGGGAAAAAAGGAAAAATGA